One window of the Triticum dicoccoides isolate Atlit2015 ecotype Zavitan chromosome 3B, WEW_v2.0, whole genome shotgun sequence genome contains the following:
- the LOC119278963 gene encoding telomere-binding protein 1-like isoform X1, with protein sequence MVVRKRLDYGSRGHQVPAMPRVPSSARGKRSARRKKDEMSPFDLLATVAGTLLVDHENSSNAPGINAAAALTYARKRKSVKAEKCDDVPPLKSMAVENCIAGSGGVCASPRQPNICLAENSSTRNGTDPVLESLTVKPNMLVRDSVFSCTKSCNRAHGVGGIPECGSSRSLEATNQVQVQRPLDGDTTALYSLVSSVDLDGRPPALVSSDSSSGVPLCIHDKDRNTSHLCHAEARHAADRDDDENSSGCTHPCTAGNNKSYMPQYAGNSRIRKMFASKIRKAARNKMCGEMSNKGSKLNLCGKKISTTRQRVQRAMFKRQKPVRRHFTPSSAKGILTEASGASFSVEGQNPLCGSEDYNVKLRIKSFTIPELFIEIPENATVGSLKRTVMDVVTSIIESGLRVGVLLQGKSIQDDNKTLRQARICHGENLENIDFTLECEAGQNSSPGVRIPEEMDFHGADAMKPLAMVKCEEPFSEAKAGYNSQQRVQASPHRVQSEHGSVHSLFETTAHEASASSQAIVPVASPSSEALAIVPVCKSKRPAIGQRRIRRPFSLPEVEALVEAVEQLGTGRWRDVKMLAFDNTDHRTYVDLKDKWKTLVHTASISPQQRRGEPVPQGLLDRVLAAQAYWSQQQQQVISGKASGQGCSSSC encoded by the exons ATGGTGGTGCGGAAGAGGCTGGATTATGGATCTCGCGGCCACCAGGTTCCCGCCATGCCGCGCGTCCCAAGCTCTGCTCGG GGGAAACGCTCGGCCAGGAGGAAGAAAGACGAGATGTCCCCGTTTGATTTGCTCGCGACCGTCGCAGGAACCCTGTTAGTGGATCATGAGAATTCATCTAATGCTCCTGGCATCAATGCAGCAGCAGCTTTGACCTATGCCAGAAAAAGGAAATCAGTTAAAGCTGAAAAGTGTGATGATGTTCCGCCGCTCAAAAGCATGGCCGTGGAGAACTGTATAGCGGGTTCTGGTGGTGTGTGTGCCTCTCCTAGGCAACCTAACATCTGCTTGGCAGAAAACTCGTCGACACGAAATGGTACTGACCCAGTATTAGAGTCACTAACCGTGAAACCAAACATGTTGGTTAGGGACTCGGTGTTTAGTTGTACAAAGTCATGTAACCGTGCCCATGGTGTTGGCGGAATTCCAGAGTGTGGATCTTCACGGTCGCTAGAGGCTACTAATCAAGTGCAGGTGCAGCGACCTCTGGACGGTGACACCACAGCCTTGTACAGTTTGGTTAGCTCTGTGGATTTGGATGGCAGGCCTCCTGCATTGGTTAGCTCTGACAGTAGCTCAGGAGTGCCTTTGTGCATCCATGACAAGGACCGCAACACCTCCCACTTGTGCCATGCTGAAGCGAGGCATGCTGCAGATAGAGATGATGACGAAAATTCTTCCGGGTGCACTCATCCATGCACCGCCGGAAATAATAAAAGCTATATGCCACAGTATGCAGGCAATAGCAGGATAAGGAAAATGTTCGCCTCCAAGATAAGGAAGGCAGCTCGTAATAAGATGTGTGGAGAGATGTCCAATAAAG GTAGCAAGCTAAATTTATGTGGAAAAAAGATATCCACCACACGCCAAAGAGTACAAAGAGCAATGTTCAAGAGACAAAAGCCAGTGCGCCGTCATTTTACACCATCTTCTGCTAAAGGGATTCTAACTGAAG CTAGCGGGGCATCATTTTCTGTGGAAGGTCAAAATCCATTATGTGGATCTGAGGACTACAATG ttaAGCTAAGGATCAAGTCATTCACCATCCCGGAACTGTTCATCGAGATCCCTGAAAATGCAACAGTTGGTTCATTGAAG AGAACTGTAATGGACGTTGTTACTAGTATAATTGAAAGTGGCCTCCGGGTCGGTGTGCTTCTCCAAGGAAAGAGTATTCAAGATGACAACAAGACACTTCGTCAAGCTAGAATTTGCCACGGAGAAAATCTAGAAAACATAGACTTCACACTGGAATGTGAAGCTGGGCAAAACTCTTCCCCCGGGGTCAGAATACCAGAGGAAATGGATTTTCATGGTGCAGATGCCATGAAACCATTAGCCAT GGTGAAGTGTGAAGAGCCTTTTTCTGAGGCCAAGGCCGGTTATAACAGCCAGCAGCGCGTGCAGGCTTCTCCACACCGTGTTCAGAGCGAGCATGGTTCTGTTCATTCCCTTTTCGAAACGACCGCTCACGAAGCATCTGCTAGCTCACAAGCCATTGTTCCGGTTGCGTCTCCAAGCTCAGAGGCTCTAGCCATTGTGCCTGTTTGCAAGTCGAAGCGGCCGGCTATTGGGCAAAGGCGCATAAGGAGGCCCTTCTCCTTGCCTGAGGTGGAGGCGCTAGTGGAAGCCGTCGAACAGCTTGGAACAGGAAG GTGGAGGGACGTTAAAATGCTCGCGTTCGACAATACTGATCATAGGACCTATGTCGATCTCAAG GACAAGTGGAAGACCCTGGTGCACACGGCGAGCATATCCCCGCAGCAGAGGCGGGGCGAGCCGGTGCCGCAGGGGCTGCTCGACCGCGTGCTGGCGGCGCAGGCCTACTGgtcccagcagcagcagcaggtgatATCAGGCAAGGCTTCAGGACAGGGCTGCTCCTCCAGCTGCTGA
- the LOC119278965 gene encoding respirasome Complex Assembly Factor 1-like, whose amino-acid sequence MRKSKAAAAAAAKQPHHAAQNGHALPSRLARYLDPDASLDKDQLLDAVHWIRQAVGLACGLLWGAVPLVGAFWIALFFTISTVIVHLYYAHLLKIDEEDFGGHAALLQEGLFASFTLFLLSWTLVYSLAHF is encoded by the exons ATGAGGAAGTCcaaggcggcggctgcggcggccgcgAAGCAGCCGCACCACGCGGCGCAGAACGGCCACGCCCTCCCGTCCCGGCTCGCCCGGTACCTCGACCCCGACGCGTCCTTGGACAAG GACCAGCTGCTGGACGCGGTGCACTGGATCCGGCAGGCGGTGGGGCTCGCCTGCGGCCTGCTCTGGGGCGCCGTCCCCCTCGTCGGCGCCTTCTGGATCGCCCT ATTCTTTACTATTTCCACCGTGATAGTTCATTTGTACTATGCACACTTGCTGAAGATTGATGAGGAAGACTTTGGAGGCCATGCCGCCCTACTTCAGGAGGGGCTCTTTGCTTCGTTCACTCTTTTCCTG CTTTCGTGGACTCTGGTATACAGCCTGGCTCACTTCTGA
- the LOC119278963 gene encoding telomere-binding protein 1-like isoform X2 codes for MVVRKRLDYGSRGHQVPAMPRVPSSARGKRSARRKKDEMSPFDLLATVAGTLLVDHENSSNAPGINAAAALTYARKRKSVKAEKCDDVPPLKSMAVENCIAGSGGVCASPRQPNICLAENSSTRNGTDPVLESLTVKPNMLVRDSVFSCTKSCNRAHGVGGIPECGSSRSLEATNQVQVQRPLDGDTTALYSLVSSVDLDGRPPALVSSDSSSGVPLCIHDKDRNTSHLCHAEARHAADRDDDENSSGCTHPCTAGNNKSYMPQYAGNSRIRKMFASKIRKAARNKMCGEMSNKGSKLNLCGKKISTTRQRVQRAMFKRQKPVRRHFTPSSAKGILTEVKLRIKSFTIPELFIEIPENATVGSLKRTVMDVVTSIIESGLRVGVLLQGKSIQDDNKTLRQARICHGENLENIDFTLECEAGQNSSPGVRIPEEMDFHGADAMKPLAMVKCEEPFSEAKAGYNSQQRVQASPHRVQSEHGSVHSLFETTAHEASASSQAIVPVASPSSEALAIVPVCKSKRPAIGQRRIRRPFSLPEVEALVEAVEQLGTGRWRDVKMLAFDNTDHRTYVDLKDKWKTLVHTASISPQQRRGEPVPQGLLDRVLAAQAYWSQQQQQVISGKASGQGCSSSC; via the exons ATGGTGGTGCGGAAGAGGCTGGATTATGGATCTCGCGGCCACCAGGTTCCCGCCATGCCGCGCGTCCCAAGCTCTGCTCGG GGGAAACGCTCGGCCAGGAGGAAGAAAGACGAGATGTCCCCGTTTGATTTGCTCGCGACCGTCGCAGGAACCCTGTTAGTGGATCATGAGAATTCATCTAATGCTCCTGGCATCAATGCAGCAGCAGCTTTGACCTATGCCAGAAAAAGGAAATCAGTTAAAGCTGAAAAGTGTGATGATGTTCCGCCGCTCAAAAGCATGGCCGTGGAGAACTGTATAGCGGGTTCTGGTGGTGTGTGTGCCTCTCCTAGGCAACCTAACATCTGCTTGGCAGAAAACTCGTCGACACGAAATGGTACTGACCCAGTATTAGAGTCACTAACCGTGAAACCAAACATGTTGGTTAGGGACTCGGTGTTTAGTTGTACAAAGTCATGTAACCGTGCCCATGGTGTTGGCGGAATTCCAGAGTGTGGATCTTCACGGTCGCTAGAGGCTACTAATCAAGTGCAGGTGCAGCGACCTCTGGACGGTGACACCACAGCCTTGTACAGTTTGGTTAGCTCTGTGGATTTGGATGGCAGGCCTCCTGCATTGGTTAGCTCTGACAGTAGCTCAGGAGTGCCTTTGTGCATCCATGACAAGGACCGCAACACCTCCCACTTGTGCCATGCTGAAGCGAGGCATGCTGCAGATAGAGATGATGACGAAAATTCTTCCGGGTGCACTCATCCATGCACCGCCGGAAATAATAAAAGCTATATGCCACAGTATGCAGGCAATAGCAGGATAAGGAAAATGTTCGCCTCCAAGATAAGGAAGGCAGCTCGTAATAAGATGTGTGGAGAGATGTCCAATAAAG GTAGCAAGCTAAATTTATGTGGAAAAAAGATATCCACCACACGCCAAAGAGTACAAAGAGCAATGTTCAAGAGACAAAAGCCAGTGCGCCGTCATTTTACACCATCTTCTGCTAAAGGGATTCTAACTGAAG ttaAGCTAAGGATCAAGTCATTCACCATCCCGGAACTGTTCATCGAGATCCCTGAAAATGCAACAGTTGGTTCATTGAAG AGAACTGTAATGGACGTTGTTACTAGTATAATTGAAAGTGGCCTCCGGGTCGGTGTGCTTCTCCAAGGAAAGAGTATTCAAGATGACAACAAGACACTTCGTCAAGCTAGAATTTGCCACGGAGAAAATCTAGAAAACATAGACTTCACACTGGAATGTGAAGCTGGGCAAAACTCTTCCCCCGGGGTCAGAATACCAGAGGAAATGGATTTTCATGGTGCAGATGCCATGAAACCATTAGCCAT GGTGAAGTGTGAAGAGCCTTTTTCTGAGGCCAAGGCCGGTTATAACAGCCAGCAGCGCGTGCAGGCTTCTCCACACCGTGTTCAGAGCGAGCATGGTTCTGTTCATTCCCTTTTCGAAACGACCGCTCACGAAGCATCTGCTAGCTCACAAGCCATTGTTCCGGTTGCGTCTCCAAGCTCAGAGGCTCTAGCCATTGTGCCTGTTTGCAAGTCGAAGCGGCCGGCTATTGGGCAAAGGCGCATAAGGAGGCCCTTCTCCTTGCCTGAGGTGGAGGCGCTAGTGGAAGCCGTCGAACAGCTTGGAACAGGAAG GTGGAGGGACGTTAAAATGCTCGCGTTCGACAATACTGATCATAGGACCTATGTCGATCTCAAG GACAAGTGGAAGACCCTGGTGCACACGGCGAGCATATCCCCGCAGCAGAGGCGGGGCGAGCCGGTGCCGCAGGGGCTGCTCGACCGCGTGCTGGCGGCGCAGGCCTACTGgtcccagcagcagcagcaggtgatATCAGGCAAGGCTTCAGGACAGGGCTGCTCCTCCAGCTGCTGA